GATGGGGCTCGTACACCTCATGGCCAATGCGATCGACGAGCGGCCCAACGCCTTCGTCGTTGCGCGCGGCATAGTCACGGCGGCGGGTGTCGCCGCGCTCTACTTTGTACTGCAAGCTGCGGCGGCGTGGCTGGCCGCCAGCAGCGTCCCGGTCGGACGTCCGGTCTGCGGCACTGCTCCGATGCTGATCGCCGCGCTGGTGGTGATCTCCTTTGCGGCGGTGACGGTGTTTCAGAACCAGATGATGCGCCGCGCCGACGCACCTTTCTGGATCGCAGCTTACGTGCATCTGCGCAACGGCTTCTATCTGAACACGTTGGCGAACCGGCTGGTGCTGACGTTGTGGCCGCGCACGTCGCACAAACTCACGTCCAACCCCTGACGCCGAGATCACCATGAACCAGGCCGCCCTTGCCCTGAAAATCGCTCCGATTGAAGCCGACGCGGACGTTACGCTCGAGGCCCGCATCGCAACCGCCTGCGCACGCGTTGCCCCCCTCTGGCCGCTCAAGCATTTCGTTGCGGTCAACCCGTTCCTCGGCTTCACGGGTCAGAGTTTCGCAGCCACCGCCGCAACTTTCGAGCGCGTGGTGCGGGCGCGCATCCTGATGCCGCGGGCTTTCTACCGGCAGGCGCTCGCGGAAGGCCGCATCGACGATGCGGCGATGGCGCAGGCGCTCGCGCTTCACCCCGACGCTGGCCTCGACATCGAGAGCCTCAAACAGGCGTTGCGCTCGGACGCGCCGGCCGGCGCGCCGCCGGCCGTCGTCGCCACTGTGGCCGAGGTGCTGGATCGCCTTGCAGAAGGCGATCGCTACGTCTCGTTGGTTGCCCTCATGATCGACGAGATCTCGGCCTTCTGCGCCAGCTATTTCGACGAGGGCCAGGCGAATTGGCCAAACCCGGCGCGCAGGCTCAAGCCCTACGCGGCCTGGCGGACGCTTGCGATCTACGACCGCAATCCCGAAGTCATGGGCATTGGGGGTTTTCGAAGATCCGTTGCGGCGCTGCCCACCGATCCCGTCGAAGCCATCGGGGTAATCGTCGACCGCCTCGGCATTCCCGATCGCGCGATCGAGGATTATCTGGTGCGCGCACTGTTCGACCTCGGTTGGTCGGCCTATGCGCGCTACGTAGGATGGAACGCGGAGCTCGAGGGCCGCCGGGACGACACTCTGCTCGAACTGCTTGCGATCCGGCTGGCTTGGGGTTTGGCGCTGTTCGAGGCGCGGACCGATGACGCCTTCAGGACAGCCTGGGCGCGAGCGATGGAGGAGGCGGCGAAGCTGCCCGTCGATCACCGCCTCGACGAAACTCCCGAGCTCGCCGTCGACGTCGTCCTGCAGGACGCCTATGAGATCGTGTTCCGCCGCAACTTGATCGCGCGGCTCCTCGCCAACGACCGCAGCGCGGTAGCGTCTGGTCGGACGGACCGGCCTGCGGTCCAGGCGGCCTTCTGCATCGACGTGCGCTCGGAAATCTTCCGGCGCGCGCTGGAGACAGCTTGCCCGGAGGTGGAAACGATCGGCTTCGCCGGCTTCTTCGGCTTCCCCATCGAATATGTTCCGATAGGCCACCTTCGGGGTGGCGCGCAATGTCCCGTGCTGCTCAAACCCGCCTTCATCGTCTGCGAGGAAGTCAAGGACGCCGAGCCGTTCGAGGAAGCCGAAGTACTGGGCCAGCGACTGCTCCGGCGGCGACTGGCGAAGGCCTGGAAATCGTTCAAGGTCTCGGCGGTGTCGTCCTTCTCCTTTGTCGAGACGGCGGGCCTCGGCTTCGCGGCGAAGATCGCGACCGACAGCGCGGGTTTAACCCGACCGGTGCCATCGCCGGTCAGCGATGGTCTCGATTCCGACGTCGCTGCGCGGGTCGGCCCGCGGCTCGCGCCTGGCAAGCTCAAAGGACGTTCCACCGGCTTTACCGGCTCGCAGGCCATCGATATGGCCGAGGCGGTGCTGAAGGCGATGTCGCTGACCGGGCCGTTCGCGCGCCTCGTGCTGCTGACGGGGCACGGTAGCACCACGGTCAACAATCCACACGCCTCGGGCCTCGACTGCGGCGCCTGCGGGGGTCACACAGGCGAGGCCAAT
The genomic region above belongs to Bradyrhizobium sp. CCBAU 53338 and contains:
- a CDS encoding YbcC family protein, whose protein sequence is MNQAALALKIAPIEADADVTLEARIATACARVAPLWPLKHFVAVNPFLGFTGQSFAATAATFERVVRARILMPRAFYRQALAEGRIDDAAMAQALALHPDAGLDIESLKQALRSDAPAGAPPAVVATVAEVLDRLAEGDRYVSLVALMIDEISAFCASYFDEGQANWPNPARRLKPYAAWRTLAIYDRNPEVMGIGGFRRSVAALPTDPVEAIGVIVDRLGIPDRAIEDYLVRALFDLGWSAYARYVGWNAELEGRRDDTLLELLAIRLAWGLALFEARTDDAFRTAWARAMEEAAKLPVDHRLDETPELAVDVVLQDAYEIVFRRNLIARLLANDRSAVASGRTDRPAVQAAFCIDVRSEIFRRALETACPEVETIGFAGFFGFPIEYVPIGHLRGGAQCPVLLKPAFIVCEEVKDAEPFEEAEVLGQRLLRRRLAKAWKSFKVSAVSSFSFVETAGLGFAAKIATDSAGLTRPVPSPVSDGLDSDVAARVGPRLAPGKLKGRSTGFTGSQAIDMAEAVLKAMSLTGPFARLVLLTGHGSTTVNNPHASGLDCGACGGHTGEANARVAAAILNDSQVRDGLRERGIDIPADCWFVGALHDTTTDDFKLFDEEDVPAALAGDLARLKLRLSDAAHLARLERRALLGVGDAADADAAIKARSKDWSQVRPEWGLAGNAAFIAAPRRITRGLDLSGRAFLHSYIHEQDRDHQVLELIMTAPMAVASWINLQYYGSTVNNAAFGSGNKVLHNIVGQLGVLEGNAGDLRFGLPWQSVHDGTRFVHEPVRLNVFIAAPETAMDDVLRRHTGICDLVNNGWIMLHSLGEHGSLIRRCVRPGIWVASSFE